From the genome of Glycine max cultivar Williams 82 chromosome 2, Glycine_max_v4.0, whole genome shotgun sequence, one region includes:
- the LOC100527021 gene encoding uncharacterized protein LOC100527021 (The RefSeq protein has 2 substitutions compared to this genomic sequence), with product MSFMRGDFLSRTRKLVKGLAKAQPAWLKAMEQAPPATFPRSAGKIPTITLPEDVYVKKFYKKYPESKSHDAIKFHAFDPPLSRVFALRVLELKEQGISEEQAMAIADMEYLTEKKTKKKAYTRLKEIARLQGKRLPQNPYPSAIKEIRAEERKYVRDRFFNPKMLEIVEKQKAEAAAERLSRGGDW from the exons aTGTCGTTTATGCGAGGGGATTTTCTTTCTCGAACGAGGAAGCTCGTGAAGGGTTTGGCCAAGGCGCAACCCGCGTGGCTCAAAGCCATGGAACA GGCACCACCTGCAACGTTTCCTCGGTCTGCCGGGAAAATTCCGACCATTACTCTTCCCGAGGATGTTTATGTGAAGAAGTTTTATAAGAAATATCCGGAATCCAAATCCCATGACGCCATAAA GTTTCATGCTTTTGATCCCCCTCCGTCTCGTGTATTTGCCTTGAGGGTTCTTGAATTGAAGGAGCAGGGCATTAGTGAGGAGCAAGCTATGGCTATAGCTGAT ATGGAATATCTGACAgagaagaagacaaagaagaaaGCATATACCCGTTTGAAGGAAATTGCACGTCTTCAAGGGAAGAGACTTCCTCAAAATCCATATCCTAGTGCCATCAAGGAGATACAAGCTGAGGAGAGGAAATATGTTCGTGATCGTTTCTTCAATCccaagatgcttgaaattgtGGAGAAACAGAAAGCCGAGGCAGCAGCGGAGAGATTGAGTCGAGGTGGTGATTGGTGA